In Nitrosopumilaceae archaeon, the following proteins share a genomic window:
- a CDS encoding HAMP domain-containing sensor histidine kinase gives MNNLDRFREELLALFSHELKTPLTLITGWCQVLTNPKIVGKLNHEQLQALNVVSANAARLRNEIDDILDTNKLIYGTMLFLFEDIDADKLVQRIIGKLKPVTDEKNINIVSLVKEKTLLRTDPYRLEQIITNLILNSIDFVPKNNGIIKIGVKEESEQVTFFVIDNGKGIPKKMQEKIFEKLVQEDSSYRRRHHGLGLGLFLCTGIIESLGGKIWVESKLNKGSTFYFIHPKYGNTGRFSLLRQKSHMAISELYQFTEKKIHREREQEMIRRLRAYVEKMKDEEFVKSVEKIAI, from the coding sequence ATGAATAATCTAGACAGGTTTAGAGAAGAACTTCTTGCGTTATTCTCACATGAATTGAAAACTCCATTAACTCTGATAACAGGATGGTGCCAAGTTCTAACAAATCCAAAAATAGTAGGAAAATTAAATCATGAACAATTACAAGCATTAAATGTTGTATCAGCTAATGCAGCAAGATTGAGGAATGAAATAGACGATATACTTGATACCAATAAATTGATTTATGGAACAATGTTATTTTTATTTGAAGATATTGATGCAGATAAATTGGTTCAAAGAATCATAGGAAAACTAAAACCTGTTACAGATGAAAAAAATATCAACATTGTAAGTCTAGTTAAAGAAAAAACATTGCTTAGAACAGACCCATATAGATTAGAACAAATCATAACTAATCTTATTCTTAATTCAATCGATTTTGTGCCAAAGAATAACGGCATTATTAAGATAGGTGTGAAGGAAGAGAGTGAGCAAGTCACATTTTTTGTAATAGATAATGGAAAAGGAATACCTAAAAAAATGCAGGAAAAAATATTTGAAAAATTGGTCCAAGAGGATTCATCTTACAGAAGAAGACATCATGGACTGGGCTTAGGATTATTTCTATGTACAGGCATTATAGAATCTCTTGGTGGAAAGATATGGGTTGAAAGCAAATTGAACAAAGGATCAACCTTTTATTTTATTCATCCAAAATATGGAAATACTGGACGATTCTCATTATTACGACAAAAATCACACATGGCCATATCTGAATTATATCAATTTACTGAGAAAAAAATTCATCGCGAAAGGGAACAAGAGATGATTAGGCGTTTGAGAGCATATGTTGAAAAAATGAAAGATGAAGAGTTTGTGAAGTCAGTAGAAAAAATAGCGATATAA
- a CDS encoding helix-turn-helix domain-containing protein, whose translation MKLIDNNIQIGVFASADDDSNLQEHQMRLEKIKNELLKYGLTSNQAKVFIFLGKHGPKSGPEVSKSLNIIRTEAYQILHALEGKGIITAKFSSPTKYVPLPFEQAISSLINTEKEKINTLAKEEDNLTELWKKIPAYTVETNEIENERLQMLEGAAPIYSKIKSMIKNAEKRITILGSEKDIARFHYADIFETISDSLTDVRIILSPSTALPNFLARFDKKKIRLMSVEKTGNRCFIIKDDNEAILFLRNATHNSDNVFAIWSNSKSLTDSIRTLFDYSWASSKIC comes from the coding sequence ATGAAATTAATAGATAATAATATTCAGATTGGAGTTTTTGCATCTGCTGATGATGATTCTAATCTACAAGAACACCAAATGAGATTAGAAAAAATAAAAAATGAGCTTTTAAAATATGGATTAACATCAAATCAAGCCAAAGTTTTCATATTTCTTGGAAAACATGGACCAAAGTCTGGACCTGAAGTTTCCAAATCTCTTAATATAATAAGAACAGAAGCGTATCAAATTCTACATGCATTAGAAGGTAAAGGGATCATAACTGCTAAATTTTCATCTCCAACCAAATATGTCCCACTACCATTTGAACAAGCAATCTCTTCTTTAATTAATACTGAAAAAGAAAAAATAAACACACTTGCAAAAGAGGAAGATAATCTTACAGAATTATGGAAGAAAATACCTGCATATACAGTTGAAACAAATGAGATAGAAAATGAAAGATTACAGATGCTGGAAGGAGCTGCTCCGATTTATTCAAAGATTAAAAGTATGATAAAAAATGCAGAGAAGAGAATTACCATATTAGGAAGTGAAAAAGATATTGCAAGATTTCATTATGCAGATATTTTCGAAACGATTTCAGATTCTTTAACAGATGTAAGAATAATTCTTTCTCCTTCAACAGCTTTACCTAATTTTCTTGCTCGATTTGACAAGAAAAAGATTAGATTAATGTCTGTAGAAAAAACAGGCAATAGGTGCTTTATTATAAAAGATGATAATGAAGCGATATTATTTTTAAGAAATGCTACACATAATTCAGATAATGTATTTGCAATATGGTCAAACTCGAAATCTCTAACTGATTCAATACGTACCTTATTTGATTATTCATGGGCAAGTTCCAAAATTTGCTAA
- the bioA gene encoding adenosylmethionine--8-amino-7-oxononanoate transaminase: MNSKDFVWHPYTQMNEWKKFDVITKGNGMWLVDSEGNKLLDGVASMWCNVWGHSKKELVNAMIKQTKKLQHSSLFNLTNDQAELLAEKLVRISPGMSKVFYSDDGSTAMEIAIKMAIQYWQNIGHKNKIKFVTLENGYHGDTVGAMSIGYVPTFFSKFKNILFPVIKTPTPHKYRMPETFMFKEYQEHCLEKIEKIFVKNKDLAAFVMESGAQVAGGVIIYPPEFQKKISQLCKKYDVLFILDEIATGFGRLGSFIEYHTQKSIPDIVTYGKMLTGGYLPLAVTLTNQKIYDSYLGNYKEMKHFFHGHTFTGNPLACATAITNLELYDKNHLISKNKIKSKQFEKRINEISNLSIVGDVRHKGMLMAIELVSNKNKKTPINPDKKIHQKIFLEAKKHKIYLRTLGHIIMLVPPLAISEKELDFLLDGTMDTIKKVTKDV; the protein is encoded by the coding sequence TTGAATTCCAAAGATTTTGTGTGGCATCCATATACACAGATGAATGAATGGAAAAAATTTGATGTCATAACAAAAGGTAATGGTATGTGGCTAGTAGATTCAGAGGGAAACAAACTTCTTGATGGAGTAGCAAGCATGTGGTGTAATGTGTGGGGGCATTCTAAAAAAGAATTAGTTAATGCAATGATAAAACAAACAAAAAAACTGCAACATTCATCATTGTTTAATCTTACAAATGATCAAGCAGAGTTACTTGCTGAAAAACTTGTCAGGATTTCTCCTGGAATGAGCAAAGTGTTTTACTCTGATGATGGTTCAACTGCAATGGAAATTGCAATCAAAATGGCAATTCAATATTGGCAAAATATTGGACATAAAAACAAAATAAAATTTGTCACGTTAGAAAATGGATACCATGGAGACACTGTTGGTGCAATGTCAATTGGTTATGTTCCAACCTTTTTTTCCAAATTTAAAAACATATTATTTCCTGTAATTAAAACACCAACACCGCATAAATATAGAATGCCAGAAACATTTATGTTTAAAGAATATCAAGAACATTGTCTTGAAAAAATAGAAAAAATATTTGTAAAAAATAAAGATCTTGCAGCATTTGTAATGGAAAGTGGAGCGCAGGTTGCAGGCGGAGTAATAATTTATCCACCTGAATTCCAGAAAAAAATAAGTCAGTTATGTAAAAAATATGATGTTCTTTTTATTTTAGATGAGATTGCAACTGGTTTTGGAAGACTGGGTTCATTTATAGAATATCACACTCAAAAAAGCATTCCAGATATAGTCACCTATGGAAAAATGCTCACCGGAGGATATTTGCCACTTGCAGTCACTTTAACAAATCAGAAAATATACGATTCGTATCTAGGGAATTACAAGGAAATGAAGCATTTCTTTCATGGTCATACTTTTACTGGGAATCCTCTTGCATGTGCCACGGCCATTACAAATCTTGAATTATATGATAAAAATCATCTAATTTCAAAAAATAAAATTAAGTCAAAACAATTTGAAAAACGAATTAATGAGATTTCTAATTTGAGTATTGTAGGAGATGTGAGACACAAAGGCATGCTTATGGCAATTGAACTTGTAAGTAATAAAAATAAAAAAACTCCAATTAATCCAGATAAAAAAATACATCAAAAAATTTTCTTGGAAGCTAAAAAACATAAAATTTACTTGCGAACGTTGGGTCATATCATAATGCTTGTACCACCACTTGCAATATCTGAAAAAGAATTGGATTTCTTACTTGATGGTACTATGGATACTATAAAAAAAGTCACGAAGGATGTTTGA
- a CDS encoding aminotransferase class I/II-fold pyridoxal phosphate-dependent enzyme, translating to MTHKFNFVNETLEKIKTRNLYRKLQDNRVQGQYILFKKKKLVNLCSNDYLGLGNDKIPNMQLQSSSRLVAGNDISFSMLEKKLARHKSKESALIFPTGYMANLGSIPPLTQKGALVLSDELNHASIIDACRLSGARIVVYRHNDIADLEKKIRQKADRKFIVTEGVFSMNGDFAELKKISEIAGKNNATLVLDDAHGDFVTGHDGKGSAEHFGVANKIDVYVSSLSKGLGAFGGYVASRTEVRDLIVNISRPFIYTSALPSFLVELALERFSSKREKHRKKLWKNIKMMQKGLDSIGYAFNSSSHIIPIIIGSEKKVMEFGKYLFDNGIFAQPIRYPTVTLGSARIRISVTALLAEENIEKSIDVFEYAGKKFGII from the coding sequence TTGACACATAAATTTAATTTTGTAAATGAAACCCTTGAAAAAATAAAAACAAGGAATCTTTACAGAAAACTACAAGACAATCGTGTGCAGGGGCAATACATATTATTTAAGAAAAAAAAACTTGTCAATCTTTGTTCAAATGATTATCTTGGACTAGGTAATGATAAAATTCCAAACATGCAATTGCAATCAAGTTCACGACTGGTAGCAGGAAATGACATATCCTTTAGCATGTTAGAGAAAAAACTTGCACGTCATAAATCCAAAGAATCTGCACTCATATTTCCCACAGGATACATGGCTAATCTTGGTTCAATACCACCACTTACACAAAAAGGAGCTCTAGTTCTCAGTGATGAGTTGAACCATGCAAGCATAATTGATGCATGCAGGCTCTCTGGGGCAAGAATCGTCGTTTACAGGCATAATGATATTGCCGATCTAGAGAAAAAGATTCGGCAAAAAGCAGATCGCAAGTTCATAGTTACAGAAGGTGTCTTTAGCATGAATGGTGATTTTGCAGAATTAAAGAAGATTTCAGAGATTGCAGGTAAAAACAATGCCACACTTGTCTTAGATGATGCACATGGAGATTTTGTAACAGGTCATGATGGAAAAGGTTCTGCCGAACATTTTGGTGTTGCAAATAAGATCGATGTCTATGTCAGCAGTCTAAGCAAGGGTCTAGGAGCTTTTGGTGGATATGTTGCATCGAGAACTGAAGTAAGAGATCTTATCGTAAATATATCTAGACCTTTTATCTATACTTCGGCATTACCAAGTTTTCTTGTGGAACTTGCACTAGAACGATTTTCTTCTAAACGTGAAAAACATAGAAAGAAACTCTGGAAAAATATCAAAATGATGCAAAAAGGACTCGATTCCATTGGATATGCTTTCAATTCGTCTAGTCACATAATTCCGATCATAATAGGATCTGAAAAGAAAGTAATGGAATTTGGCAAATATTTATTTGACAATGGCATATTTGCGCAACCAATCAGATATCCTACAGTGACACTAGGTTCAGCTCGAATAAGAATTTCGGTGACAGCATTACTTGCAGAAGAAAATATTGAAAAATCAATAGATGTGTTTGAATATGCTGGCAAAAAATTCGGAATTATATAA
- the bioD gene encoding dethiobiotin synthase → MKAYFITGTDTGVGKTSIIAGLAGSMHKIGIDVGVMKPIATGYQNKTGFKSSDVAKLVEATSIKDPENLINPVFLPLPTSPYDATKLLELSVDMPLIFVQFKKLLSMHEVLLVEGIGGIMTPIAKNLFVADMIKEMGIETIIVTRSTIGTLNHTIMTCKMCKDYGIKIRGLVINNFDEKGTPAEKNSPASLYELTNIPILGTIPFIRDLNNTTKLVEHVEKNIDIKSLIS, encoded by the coding sequence GTGAAGGCCTATTTTATAACAGGCACAGATACTGGGGTTGGAAAAACCTCAATTATTGCTGGTCTTGCCGGTTCCATGCATAAGATAGGCATAGATGTGGGGGTAATGAAACCAATTGCCACTGGATATCAAAACAAAACAGGTTTCAAATCATCTGATGTTGCTAAACTTGTTGAGGCTACTTCCATAAAAGATCCTGAAAATCTAATAAATCCTGTATTTCTTCCACTTCCAACTTCGCCTTATGACGCAACAAAACTTTTAGAATTGTCTGTTGACATGCCTTTAATTTTTGTACAATTTAAAAAATTGTTATCAATGCATGAAGTATTATTAGTTGAAGGAATTGGGGGAATTATGACACCCATTGCAAAAAATCTCTTTGTAGCTGATATGATAAAAGAAATGGGTATAGAGACCATTATTGTAACAAGATCAACAATTGGTACATTAAATCATACTATAATGACGTGTAAAATGTGTAAGGATTATGGAATTAAGATCCGTGGTCTTGTCATAAATAACTTTGATGAGAAAGGAACACCTGCAGAAAAAAATTCACCAGCATCACTTTATGAACTTACCAATATCCCAATTTTAGGTACAATTCCTTTTATCCGAGATTTGAATAATACTACAAAGTTAGTTGAACATGTTGAAAAAAATATCGATATAAAATCTCTTATATCTTAA
- the bioB gene encoding biotin synthase BioB produces the protein MNSEQIFILQCKQKILSNQKINADEAASLINVSEDSLKFLSDAANEITRKFNGNVIDVETLINAKKGTCPEDCSFCSQSGFYKTGIDTYKLLPAETIMENAKIAKDNGVKSFCLVCAWRGPSEKDFEQICEIIKKVNSEVGIEVNCSLGFINEDMAMRLKELHVKRYNHNLEAARSFFSKICTTHTYQERIDTNKIIKKTGLELCCGGIIGMGETRIQRLELGLDLADLSPEECPINILVPQNGTPLELQTKLPLSEILRTIAVFRFLMPKTILKIAGGREVHLATEQEKALLGGANGIITGGYLTIGGNTAYEDMQMISRIGLDT, from the coding sequence ATGAATTCAGAACAGATATTCATTTTACAATGCAAACAAAAAATTCTATCTAATCAAAAAATTAATGCAGACGAAGCTGCATCACTTATCAATGTTTCAGAAGACTCATTGAAATTCTTATCAGATGCAGCAAATGAAATTACAAGAAAATTTAATGGGAACGTAATAGATGTAGAGACATTAATTAATGCAAAAAAGGGTACCTGTCCTGAAGATTGTTCTTTTTGTTCCCAATCAGGATTTTATAAAACTGGTATTGACACATACAAGCTATTGCCGGCAGAAACCATAATGGAAAATGCAAAAATTGCAAAAGATAACGGAGTTAAAAGTTTCTGCCTTGTTTGTGCATGGCGAGGACCGTCTGAAAAGGATTTTGAGCAAATCTGTGAAATAATTAAAAAGGTAAACTCTGAGGTTGGAATAGAAGTAAATTGTTCACTTGGATTCATTAATGAAGATATGGCTATGCGTCTTAAAGAGCTTCATGTAAAAAGATACAATCATAATTTAGAGGCAGCAAGAAGCTTTTTTTCAAAGATATGTACTACTCACACTTATCAAGAAAGAATTGATACAAACAAAATTATCAAAAAAACAGGTCTTGAGCTTTGTTGCGGTGGAATTATTGGCATGGGTGAAACCAGAATACAAAGATTAGAACTTGGTCTTGACTTAGCAGATCTAAGTCCAGAAGAATGTCCAATTAACATTCTAGTTCCGCAAAATGGAACTCCGCTTGAGCTTCAAACAAAATTACCACTTTCAGAAATATTACGCACAATAGCTGTGTTTAGATTTTTAATGCCAAAAACAATACTAAAGATAGCAGGTGGTCGAGAAGTTCATCTTGCAACCGAACAAGAAAAAGCTCTTCTTGGAGGCGCAAACGGAATCATAACTGGAGGATATCTAACTATTGGTGGAAACACAGCTTATGAAGACATGCAGATGATTTCAAGAATAGGTCTTGACACATAA